A window from Azoarcus sp. DD4 encodes these proteins:
- a CDS encoding AraC family transcriptional regulator: MEAQRHFAPAGAGPVLANFPLFRTSDLEEARNRVSQVFCDHRLRVMGSSSRIGAEMYFRPIRGIGVGRMRYGASVAIDPGELGDFALIQMPIRGTEVVEHGRHTVNSTPDVASVISPTQPVSIRHGADTEKLFVRIDRDTLERHCRQHLGGDLRQPVEFLPQMSLPDSRCLSWVRLMNWLCEEIGHENPQGDPILDSPLFSAQIEQMVITTLLLCQPHNYSERLAHDGPTVAPHFVKRTERYIEENAHEPLTIGEIAEHAGVSTRSLFAGFRKYRNTTPMQYLKDVRMQRVHEELLRASPETTNVTCVAMRWGFSHLGHFAVDYKRCFGESPSATLNR, encoded by the coding sequence ATGGAAGCACAACGCCACTTCGCGCCGGCCGGCGCGGGGCCGGTCCTCGCCAATTTTCCGCTGTTCCGCACCTCGGACCTCGAGGAAGCCCGCAACCGCGTGTCGCAGGTGTTCTGCGACCACCGCCTGCGGGTGATGGGCAGCAGCAGCCGGATCGGCGCCGAGATGTACTTCCGGCCGATACGCGGCATCGGTGTCGGCCGCATGCGCTACGGCGCCAGCGTGGCGATCGATCCTGGCGAGCTCGGCGACTTCGCCCTCATCCAGATGCCCATCCGCGGCACCGAGGTGGTGGAACATGGCCGCCACACGGTGAACTCCACGCCGGATGTCGCCTCGGTCATCAGCCCGACGCAACCGGTCTCCATCCGCCACGGCGCCGATACCGAAAAGCTGTTCGTCAGGATCGACCGCGACACACTGGAGCGCCATTGCCGCCAGCACCTCGGAGGCGATCTGCGCCAGCCGGTGGAATTCCTGCCGCAGATGTCGCTGCCCGACAGCCGCTGCCTGTCCTGGGTGCGCCTGATGAACTGGCTGTGCGAGGAAATCGGCCACGAGAACCCGCAGGGCGATCCCATCCTCGATTCGCCGCTGTTCTCGGCCCAGATCGAGCAGATGGTGATCACCACCCTGCTGCTATGCCAGCCGCACAACTATTCGGAAAGACTCGCCCACGACGGCCCCACCGTCGCGCCGCACTTCGTCAAGCGCACCGAACGCTACATCGAGGAAAACGCCCACGAGCCGCTCACCATCGGCGAGATTGCCGAGCACGCCGGCGTCAGCACCCGCTCGCTCTTCGCCGGTTTCCGCAAGTACCGCAACACCACGCCCATGCAGTACCTCAAGGATGTGCGGATGCAGCGGGTGCACGAGGAACTGCTGCGCGCCTCGCCCGAAACCACCAACGTGACCTGCGTGGCGATGCGCTGGGGCTTTTCGCACCTCGGGCATTT
- the mobB gene encoding molybdopterin-guanine dinucleotide biosynthesis protein B: MKVFGFAGYSGAGKTTLIEGVTRGLVGRGLRVSLVKHAHQSFDLDQPGKDSWRHRQAGCAEVLLVSKERVALMRELRGAPEPGLDAVIGLLAPCDVVLVEGYKHAPIPKMEVRRAAAPASPLHRSDPWIVAVASDRGENTHLPVFPLDACGAISDFICNYLALRAPDCACGSCSAGTGAAALG; the protein is encoded by the coding sequence ATGAAGGTGTTCGGTTTTGCCGGCTACAGCGGCGCGGGAAAGACGACGCTGATCGAAGGGGTCACCCGCGGGCTGGTCGGCCGTGGCCTGCGCGTTTCGCTGGTCAAGCACGCCCATCAAAGCTTCGACCTCGACCAGCCGGGCAAGGACTCCTGGCGTCATCGCCAGGCCGGTTGCGCCGAAGTCCTGCTGGTATCCAAGGAGCGCGTGGCGCTGATGCGCGAGCTGCGCGGCGCGCCCGAGCCGGGTCTAGACGCGGTGATCGGCCTGCTTGCGCCATGCGACGTGGTGCTGGTCGAGGGCTACAAGCATGCGCCCATCCCCAAGATGGAGGTGCGCCGCGCGGCCGCGCCCGCCAGTCCGCTGCACCGCAGCGACCCGTGGATCGTGGCGGTGGCCAGCGACCGCGGCGAGAACACCCATCTGCCGGTATTCCCGCTCGACGCCTGCGGCGCCATCTCGGACTTCATCTGCAATTACCTCGCCCTGCGCGCGCCGGACTGCGCCTGCGGAAGCTGCAGCGCAGGGACAGGCGCTGCGGCCCTCGGATAG